In a single window of the Amycolatopsis sp. cg5 genome:
- a CDS encoding TetR/AcrR family transcriptional regulator: MPVDGRVARGDATRAAVLERAVDIASVEGLDGLSLGRLATELELSKSGVHARFGSKEELQLAAISAASAILTEHVITPAMTVPPGLPRLDALCTNWLAYSEERVFPGGCFFFNTAAEFDARSGRVHDAIAKVGRDFAGLITELVSEAKKLGHLGSGVEVAQLSFELHALGRAANADSVMNGGTEAYELARDCMSNRLRAAAMSAPPAT, translated from the coding sequence ATGCCCGTTGACGGCCGGGTCGCGCGTGGCGACGCGACGCGCGCGGCGGTCCTGGAGCGCGCGGTCGACATCGCGTCGGTCGAAGGTTTGGACGGACTGTCGCTCGGCAGGCTCGCGACGGAACTCGAACTCAGCAAGAGCGGGGTCCACGCGCGCTTCGGCTCGAAAGAGGAACTGCAGCTCGCCGCGATCAGCGCGGCGAGCGCGATCCTCACCGAGCACGTCATCACGCCTGCCATGACCGTGCCGCCGGGCCTGCCCCGGCTCGACGCGCTGTGCACGAACTGGCTGGCGTACTCGGAGGAGCGGGTCTTCCCCGGCGGCTGCTTCTTCTTCAACACCGCCGCCGAGTTCGACGCGCGGTCAGGCCGGGTGCACGATGCCATCGCGAAGGTGGGCCGCGACTTCGCCGGCCTCATCACCGAGCTGGTCTCCGAAGCGAAAAAGCTGGGCCACCTCGGGTCGGGGGTCGAGGTGGCCCAGCTGTCCTTCGAACTTCATGCACTCGGCCGGGCCGCGAACGCCGATTCCGTCATGAACGGGGGAACTGAGGCGTACGAGCTGGCCCGCGACTGCATGTCGAACAGATTGCGGGCGGCGGCGATGAGCGCACCGCCCGCAACCTAG
- a CDS encoding MOSC domain-containing protein: MRVNGVFVGKPSVLGTVRDEPVYSAIAKARVEAERVKLGEINLDGDDQADRRVHGGPDMAVYVYPAEHYEQWSEDGLAAVPGDLGENVSVTGIDERTVRVGDVWAWGDALVQVTKPRSPCFKLAMKTGRKQIIAEMIRNGRSGWYLRVLRPGEVPTDGELTLVETDPIEPTIAELNGARYAR, translated from the coding sequence ATGCGGGTGAATGGTGTCTTCGTGGGCAAGCCCAGCGTGCTGGGGACGGTGCGGGACGAGCCGGTGTACAGCGCGATCGCCAAGGCCAGGGTCGAAGCCGAGCGCGTCAAGCTCGGCGAGATCAATCTCGACGGTGACGACCAGGCCGACCGGCGCGTGCACGGCGGGCCGGACATGGCGGTCTACGTCTACCCGGCCGAGCACTACGAGCAGTGGTCCGAAGACGGGCTCGCCGCGGTACCCGGCGATCTCGGCGAGAACGTCTCGGTCACGGGGATCGACGAGCGGACCGTGCGCGTCGGCGACGTCTGGGCCTGGGGCGACGCGCTCGTCCAGGTGACCAAGCCGCGCTCGCCGTGCTTCAAGCTCGCCATGAAGACCGGGCGCAAGCAGATCATCGCGGAGATGATCCGCAACGGCCGCAGCGGCTGGTACCTGCGCGTGCTGCGGCCGGGTGAGGTGCCGACCGACGGTGAGCTCACGCTGGTCGAGACCGATCCGATCGAGCCGACGATCGCGGAGCTCAACGGGGCGCGCTATGCCCGTTGA
- a CDS encoding DUF779 domain-containing protein, which translates to MMDRVDLTGAAAALLRQLVGTHGPVMFHQSGGCCDGSAPMCYPRGEFRIGESDVHLGDLRVTGIDAVPVWMSGAQYEYWKHTHLTIDVVPGRGSGFSLEAPEGVRFLIRSRLLDT; encoded by the coding sequence CTGATGGACCGCGTGGACCTGACGGGCGCCGCGGCCGCGTTGCTGCGGCAGCTCGTCGGGACGCACGGGCCGGTCATGTTCCACCAGTCCGGCGGATGCTGCGACGGCAGCGCGCCGATGTGCTACCCGCGGGGCGAGTTCCGCATCGGCGAGTCCGACGTGCATCTCGGCGATCTGCGGGTGACGGGCATCGACGCCGTGCCGGTGTGGATGTCGGGTGCGCAGTACGAGTACTGGAAGCACACCCATCTCACCATCGACGTGGTGCCGGGACGGGGGAGCGGATTCTCGCTCGAAGCGCCGGAGGGCGTGCGGTTCCTGATCCGGTCGCGGCTGCTCGACACGTGA
- the adh gene encoding aldehyde dehydrogenase, whose amino-acid sequence MVQYEPPKYEARYDHYIGGEYVAPAGGQYFENPTPVTGQTFTEIARGTSADIDRALDAAEGAAPAWGRTSVEARAGVLLKIADRMEQNLEKLAIAESWENGKPVRETLAADIPLAIDHFRYFAGALRAQEGGISQIDDNTVAYHFHEPLGVVGQIIPWNFPLLMAVWKLAPALAAGNAIVLKPAEQTPASIHVLISLIGDLIPPGVLNVVNGFGVEAGKPLASSSRVKKVAFTGETTTGRLILQYASENIIPVTVELGGKSPNIFFDDVAAANDAFYDKAQEGFALFALNQGEVCTCPSRALIQSGIYDRFLGDAVERVRKIKQGHPLDTETQIGAQASNDQLEKILSYIDIGKQEGAKVLTGGARSDLGGELSGGYYVEPTVFEGHNKMRIFQEEIFGPVVSVARFDDYDDAMKIANDTLYGLGAGVWSRDGNTAYRAGRDIQAGRVWVNNYHAYPAHAAFGGYKASGIGRENHKMMLDHYQQTKNMLVSYSDQALGFF is encoded by the coding sequence ATGGTCCAGTACGAGCCCCCGAAGTACGAAGCCCGCTACGACCACTACATCGGCGGTGAGTACGTCGCGCCCGCCGGTGGCCAGTACTTCGAGAACCCGACCCCGGTCACCGGCCAGACCTTCACCGAGATCGCGCGCGGCACCTCCGCCGACATCGACCGCGCGCTCGACGCGGCCGAGGGCGCCGCGCCCGCGTGGGGCCGGACCTCGGTCGAAGCCCGAGCGGGCGTGCTGCTCAAGATCGCCGACCGGATGGAGCAGAACCTCGAAAAGCTCGCGATCGCCGAAAGCTGGGAGAACGGCAAGCCGGTGCGCGAGACGCTCGCCGCCGACATCCCGCTGGCGATCGACCACTTCCGCTACTTCGCCGGCGCGCTGCGCGCTCAGGAAGGCGGGATCTCGCAGATCGACGACAACACCGTCGCGTACCACTTCCACGAGCCGCTCGGCGTGGTCGGCCAGATCATCCCGTGGAACTTCCCGCTGCTCATGGCCGTCTGGAAGCTCGCGCCCGCGCTCGCGGCGGGCAACGCGATCGTGCTCAAGCCCGCCGAGCAGACACCGGCGTCGATCCATGTGCTGATCTCGCTCATCGGCGACCTGATCCCGCCCGGCGTGCTCAACGTGGTCAACGGGTTCGGTGTCGAAGCGGGCAAGCCGCTCGCGTCGAGCTCGCGCGTGAAGAAGGTCGCGTTCACCGGCGAGACCACCACGGGACGGCTGATCCTGCAGTACGCCAGCGAGAACATCATCCCGGTGACCGTCGAGCTCGGTGGCAAGAGCCCGAACATCTTCTTCGACGACGTCGCCGCGGCCAACGACGCCTTCTACGACAAGGCGCAGGAAGGTTTCGCGCTCTTCGCGCTGAACCAGGGCGAGGTCTGCACCTGCCCGTCGCGCGCGCTGATCCAGTCCGGCATCTACGACCGGTTCCTGGGCGACGCGGTCGAGCGCGTCCGCAAGATCAAGCAGGGGCACCCGCTCGACACCGAGACCCAGATCGGCGCGCAGGCCTCCAACGACCAGCTCGAGAAGATCCTGTCGTACATCGACATCGGCAAGCAGGAAGGCGCGAAGGTGCTGACCGGCGGTGCGCGCAGCGACCTCGGCGGCGAGCTGTCCGGCGGCTACTACGTCGAGCCGACCGTGTTCGAGGGCCACAACAAGATGCGGATCTTCCAGGAGGAGATCTTCGGCCCGGTCGTGTCGGTCGCGCGGTTCGACGACTACGACGACGCCATGAAGATCGCCAACGACACGCTGTACGGGCTCGGCGCCGGCGTCTGGTCGCGTGACGGGAACACGGCGTACCGCGCGGGCCGCGACATCCAGGCGGGCCGGGTCTGGGTGAACAACTACCACGCGTACCCGGCGCACGCGGCGTTCGGCGGCTACAAGGCGTCCGGCATCGGCCGCGAGAACCACAAGATGATGCTGGACCACTACCAGCAGACGAAGAACATGCTGGTCTCGTACTCCGACCAGGCGCTCGGGTTCTTCTGA
- a CDS encoding GAF domain-containing protein — MAEQPESDLLRDPESYARLLRHVHEAVLSGVPAPRSPRSVISKSWDRSLAARVDPDAMRPPLVYGAAELHAVREAHPLAPVLPLLRQTLVSIADDAEHMMIITDVDGLILWREGANAVLHRAENVSLTEGTRWSEDAIGTNAMGTSLATGEPVQIYSAEHLVRAYHAWTCAAAPVRDPETGLLLGSIDVSGPLRTVHPAMLALVTAAAQLAEGQLRAHLAVREERLRRANMRHLEALRGEAGALLSATGRVLASESCGDLPSTVDIRRHGGTITLPDGRLGAVEPLDEGFLLRLRTRAPRRLPKLALELLTDGTPSITVDGREIPFTLRHAEILALLALHPAGLSAERLALLLYGDAGNPVTVRAEIHRLRTQLGDVVRTRPYRLAADVDADFLRARTALCQGTDATGAFRGPLLPDSEAPAVLEERESLTASVRRVALTGRNPESLWSFWETSCGVDDLEIVDALCRLLPEGDPRRAVVLTHRARLR, encoded by the coding sequence GTGGCAGAGCAGCCCGAATCCGACTTGCTGCGCGACCCGGAGTCCTACGCGCGGCTGCTGCGCCATGTCCACGAAGCCGTGCTTTCGGGCGTTCCCGCTCCCCGCTCCCCACGGTCGGTGATCTCGAAATCCTGGGACCGCTCGCTCGCCGCGCGCGTCGACCCCGACGCGATGCGCCCGCCGCTGGTCTACGGCGCGGCGGAGCTGCACGCCGTGCGCGAGGCACATCCGCTGGCGCCGGTGCTGCCGCTGCTGCGGCAGACCTTGGTGAGCATCGCGGACGACGCCGAGCACATGATGATCATCACCGACGTCGACGGCCTCATCCTGTGGCGCGAGGGCGCGAACGCCGTGCTGCACCGCGCCGAGAACGTCTCGCTCACCGAGGGCACGCGCTGGAGCGAGGACGCGATCGGCACCAACGCCATGGGCACGTCGCTGGCCACCGGCGAGCCGGTGCAGATCTACTCGGCGGAGCATCTCGTGCGCGCGTATCACGCGTGGACCTGCGCGGCGGCACCCGTTCGCGACCCGGAAACGGGACTGCTGCTGGGTTCCATCGACGTCAGCGGCCCGTTGCGCACGGTCCATCCGGCCATGCTCGCGCTCGTCACGGCCGCCGCGCAGCTCGCCGAAGGGCAGCTGCGTGCCCACCTCGCGGTGCGCGAGGAACGTTTGCGCCGCGCGAACATGCGCCATCTCGAAGCACTTCGCGGCGAGGCGGGGGCATTGCTTTCGGCGACCGGGCGCGTGCTGGCCAGCGAATCCTGCGGCGACCTTCCGTCCACAGTGGACATCAGGCGGCACGGAGGGACGATCACGCTGCCGGACGGCAGGCTCGGCGCGGTCGAGCCGCTCGACGAGGGTTTCCTGCTCAGGCTGCGCACTCGTGCGCCACGCCGCCTGCCGAAGCTGGCGCTGGAACTGCTGACCGACGGCACGCCGTCCATCACCGTCGACGGCCGCGAGATCCCGTTCACCTTGCGGCACGCGGAAATCCTGGCCTTGCTCGCGCTGCATCCCGCCGGACTCAGCGCGGAACGGCTCGCGTTGCTGCTCTACGGCGACGCGGGCAACCCGGTGACCGTGCGCGCCGAGATCCACCGGCTGCGCACGCAGCTCGGTGACGTGGTGCGGACCCGGCCGTATCGGCTGGCCGCCGACGTCGACGCCGATTTCCTGCGCGCCAGGACGGCTTTGTGTCAAGGGACCGACGCGACCGGCGCGTTCCGCGGGCCGTTGCTCCCCGATTCCGAAGCGCCCGCCGTCCTGGAGGAGCGAGAGTCGCTGACGGCGTCGGTCCGGCGCGTGGCACTCACCGGCCGGAATCCCGAATCGCTGTGGTCGTTCTGGGAAACCTCATGCGGCGTCGACGACCTGGAGATCGTAGACGCCTTGTGCCGGCTGCTACCCGAGGGCGATCCGCGGCGCGCGGTCGTCCTCACGCATCGAGCGCGTCTGCGGTGA
- a CDS encoding PadR family transcriptional regulator, whose product MAGRTMTEQAFFILTALVGEPRHGYGIVGEVDELSEGRVRLKVGTLYGALDRLTGEGQVELDREEVEQGRLRRYYRITDSGRQAVAAEAARQSANARAAELRLGAWRAQGGTA is encoded by the coding sequence ATGGCAGGACGGACGATGACGGAACAGGCGTTCTTCATCCTCACGGCGCTCGTCGGCGAGCCGCGGCATGGCTACGGCATCGTCGGGGAGGTCGACGAGCTGTCCGAGGGCCGGGTCCGGCTCAAGGTGGGGACCTTGTACGGCGCGCTCGACCGGCTGACCGGGGAGGGTCAGGTCGAGCTCGACCGCGAGGAGGTCGAGCAGGGGCGGCTGCGGCGGTACTACCGGATCACCGATTCCGGCAGGCAGGCCGTCGCGGCCGAGGCGGCCCGTCAGTCGGCGAACGCGCGCGCGGCGGAACTCCGGCTCGGCGCTTGGCGTGCTCAGGGGGGAACGGCATGA
- a CDS encoding SGNH/GDSL hydrolase family protein, with translation MGYRRFVALGDSCTEGLDDHHPENGLFRGWADFVAGRMSLLEPDFRYANLGVRGRRLDQITAEQMPTAAELKPDLIALFGGGNDVMSSGWDARTVARRVDAAISQATSIAPDVVVFTLSDIAERMPFGRRMRPRIEALNDAIREAAVSYGARLVDLWPDEAVSDSRYFGPDRLHLSELGHLRLAAHLLAKLGLPYEQSWLDPLPGTPSRPTWREDVHWFRHQVLPVAITRTRNRMIGRSPGDGFLPKRPQLLPVEGTPAWIPGNA, from the coding sequence ATGGGCTACCGCAGGTTCGTCGCGCTCGGCGACAGCTGTACTGAAGGACTCGACGACCACCATCCCGAGAACGGGCTCTTCCGTGGCTGGGCGGACTTCGTGGCAGGCAGGATGTCGCTGCTCGAACCGGACTTCCGGTACGCCAACCTGGGCGTCCGCGGCAGACGGCTCGACCAGATCACCGCGGAGCAGATGCCGACCGCGGCCGAGCTGAAGCCGGACCTGATCGCCCTGTTCGGCGGCGGCAACGACGTCATGTCCTCCGGCTGGGACGCCAGGACCGTCGCGCGCCGCGTCGACGCGGCCATCAGCCAGGCGACCTCGATCGCACCGGACGTCGTCGTCTTCACCTTGAGCGACATCGCCGAGCGGATGCCGTTCGGCCGCCGCATGCGCCCGCGCATCGAAGCGCTGAACGACGCGATCCGCGAGGCCGCCGTCAGCTACGGCGCCCGGCTCGTCGACCTGTGGCCGGACGAGGCCGTCAGCGACTCGCGCTATTTCGGCCCTGACCGGCTGCACCTGTCCGAACTCGGTCACTTGCGCCTCGCCGCGCATCTGCTCGCAAAGCTCGGCCTGCCCTACGAGCAGTCGTGGCTCGACCCGCTGCCCGGCACGCCGTCACGGCCGACCTGGCGCGAGGACGTCCACTGGTTTCGCCACCAGGTGCTGCCCGTGGCGATCACCCGGACCCGCAACCGCATGATCGGCCGCTCGCCTGGCGACGGTTTCCTCCCCAAGCGCCCGCAGCTGCTCCCCGTCGAAGGGACACCCGCGTGGATACCCGGGAACGCCTGA
- a CDS encoding TetR/AcrR family transcriptional regulator, with product MDTRERLISSATTLLTEEGVDAVTLRGIAKATGVSHGAPLRHFAGRAQLLSAVASNGYEALRHRFDDLLPGPPRERLLSACRSYVEFSRDTPSMFALMFRHDLLDHEDPVLARLTTETFDSFSELVAAAQHEGWRVDTDVKALTAALWSALYGVAELGLWGGTGSASLIETLETTLEAFFG from the coding sequence GTGGATACCCGGGAACGCCTGATCTCGAGCGCGACGACCCTCCTCACCGAGGAAGGGGTCGACGCGGTCACCCTGCGCGGCATCGCCAAGGCCACCGGCGTCTCCCACGGCGCCCCGCTGCGACACTTCGCCGGGCGCGCGCAACTGCTTTCGGCCGTCGCGTCGAACGGCTACGAAGCGCTGCGGCACCGGTTCGACGATCTGCTGCCCGGACCGCCACGCGAACGACTGCTGTCGGCGTGCCGGAGTTACGTCGAGTTCTCGCGCGACACCCCGTCGATGTTCGCGCTGATGTTCCGTCACGACCTGCTCGACCACGAAGACCCCGTGCTCGCCAGGCTGACGACGGAGACGTTCGACAGCTTCAGCGAGCTCGTGGCCGCCGCCCAGCACGAGGGCTGGCGCGTCGACACCGATGTCAAAGCGCTCACCGCGGCACTGTGGTCGGCGCTCTACGGTGTCGCTGAGCTGGGACTTTGGGGCGGAACCGGCAGCGCGAGCCTGATCGAGACCCTCGAGACCACATTGGAAGCCTTCTTCGGCTGA
- a CDS encoding SGNH/GDSL hydrolase family protein — MSYHRFVALGDSCTEGLDDPHPFNGQYRGWADFVAGRLALDEADFRYANLGVRGRRLDHMLFEQIPVAESMRPDVICLFGGANDVMAGIYDERTVARRVDAVYRAATSICQEVVVFTLPDVAARMPLGKRMRPRIEALNDAIRESAVSYGALLVDLWPDTSVSDSRYFGADRLHLSEPGHRRLAAYTLTKLGISFPSSWLTEFDGVAPQPTFGENASWVCKRVLPLAARRVKNRLTGSEPGDGISPRRPELRPVLPSETAVPFHSFRPELFAA; from the coding sequence ATGAGCTACCACCGATTCGTTGCGCTGGGCGACTCCTGCACCGAGGGCTTGGACGACCCGCACCCCTTCAACGGGCAGTACCGCGGCTGGGCCGACTTCGTCGCCGGGCGTCTCGCGCTGGACGAGGCCGACTTCCGGTACGCGAACCTGGGGGTACGCGGACGCCGCCTCGACCACATGCTGTTCGAACAGATCCCCGTCGCGGAGTCGATGCGCCCTGACGTGATCTGCCTCTTCGGCGGCGCGAACGACGTGATGGCCGGCATCTACGACGAACGCACCGTCGCCCGCCGCGTCGACGCCGTCTACCGCGCGGCCACCTCGATCTGCCAGGAGGTCGTCGTCTTCACGCTGCCCGACGTGGCCGCCCGGATGCCGCTGGGCAAGCGCATGCGCCCGCGCATCGAGGCATTGAACGACGCCATCCGCGAGTCCGCGGTCAGCTACGGCGCGCTGCTCGTCGACCTCTGGCCGGACACCTCCGTCAGCGACTCCCGCTACTTCGGCGCAGACCGGCTGCACCTGTCCGAGCCCGGTCACCGCAGGCTCGCCGCCTACACGCTGACCAAGCTCGGCATCTCGTTCCCGTCGTCCTGGCTGACCGAGTTCGACGGCGTCGCACCGCAGCCGACCTTCGGCGAGAACGCGAGCTGGGTGTGCAAGCGCGTGCTGCCGCTGGCCGCCCGCCGCGTGAAGAACCGCCTCACCGGCAGCGAGCCCGGCGACGGCATCAGCCCGCGCCGCCCGGAACTGCGCCCGGTCCTGCCTTCGGAGACGGCGGTCCCGTTCCACTCGTTCCGCCCGGAACTGTTCGCGGCATGA
- a CDS encoding carboxymuconolactone decarboxylase family protein, translating into MEARMKNPAMVLPDAMKGIQNLFKAMNSTTVSQTTMELVHLRASQINGCSACVYGGLASARKSGETDERLGMVAVWRESPLFTDEERAALALAEHATRLADRSSDAVSDELWDELTSHFDEEQISALILMVATTNLFNRINAVTKTPAGATW; encoded by the coding sequence ATGGAAGCACGGATGAAGAACCCCGCGATGGTCCTGCCGGACGCGATGAAGGGCATCCAGAACCTGTTCAAGGCGATGAACTCGACCACCGTCTCGCAGACCACGATGGAGCTGGTCCACCTGCGGGCCAGCCAGATCAACGGCTGCAGCGCGTGCGTCTACGGCGGGCTCGCGAGCGCCAGGAAGTCGGGTGAGACCGACGAACGCCTGGGCATGGTGGCCGTCTGGCGTGAGTCCCCGCTGTTCACCGACGAGGAACGCGCCGCACTGGCATTGGCCGAACACGCGACGCGCCTGGCCGACCGGTCCTCGGACGCGGTCTCCGACGAGCTGTGGGACGAGCTCACCAGCCACTTCGACGAGGAGCAGATCTCGGCCCTCATCCTGATGGTCGCGACGACGAACCTGTTCAACCGGATCAACGCGGTCACCAAGACCCCGGCCGGCGCGACCTGGTGA
- a CDS encoding AAA family ATPase, which produces MKFAHGMVIGKFYPPHLGHHHLIRAAARRCEQVTVIACASTVESIPLADRVAWLRAEHDDTPWVRVVGTMDEHATDYDDPDVWEIHCAIFREALGGDVVDAVFTSEPYGPELARRFGATSVAVDVDRAAVPVSGTAVRADPAGQWEFLAPSVRAWFAKRVVVLGAESSGTTKVSRALAEHYGAEWVPEYGREYTELKLARAHAADPAATVFDLRWEAEDFAMVAKHQNAAEDAAAGRGGPLLFCDTDSFATRVWEERYLGSTSLVSTRKPALYLLTDHDGVPFEDDGLRDGEDIRPWMTARFVELLATTGVPWLRLTGDLDERLRTAVQACDALLAKGWSLAAPLG; this is translated from the coding sequence GTGAAGTTCGCGCACGGCATGGTGATCGGGAAGTTCTATCCGCCGCATCTCGGGCACCATCACCTCATCAGGGCGGCGGCGCGGCGCTGCGAGCAGGTGACCGTGATCGCTTGCGCGTCCACAGTGGAGTCCATCCCGCTGGCGGACCGGGTGGCCTGGCTGCGCGCGGAACACGACGACACGCCTTGGGTTCGCGTGGTCGGCACGATGGACGAGCACGCGACCGACTACGACGACCCGGACGTCTGGGAGATCCACTGCGCGATCTTCCGGGAAGCGCTGGGCGGCGACGTCGTCGATGCCGTGTTCACGTCCGAACCCTACGGCCCCGAACTGGCTCGCCGGTTCGGGGCGACGTCCGTGGCCGTCGACGTCGACCGTGCGGCGGTGCCTGTTTCGGGGACCGCGGTACGCGCGGACCCGGCCGGGCAGTGGGAGTTCCTCGCGCCTTCGGTGCGGGCTTGGTTCGCCAAGCGCGTGGTGGTGCTCGGTGCGGAATCTTCAGGGACCACAAAGGTTTCCCGTGCGCTCGCGGAGCACTACGGCGCCGAATGGGTGCCGGAGTACGGCCGCGAGTACACCGAGTTGAAGCTCGCGAGGGCTCACGCCGCCGACCCGGCGGCGACCGTCTTCGACCTCCGCTGGGAGGCCGAAGACTTCGCCATGGTCGCCAAACACCAGAACGCCGCCGAAGACGCCGCCGCCGGGCGTGGTGGCCCGCTTCTCTTCTGTGACACGGATTCCTTCGCGACCCGGGTGTGGGAAGAGCGCTACCTCGGGTCGACCTCGCTGGTGTCCACCCGGAAACCCGCGCTGTACCTGCTCACCGACCACGACGGCGTCCCGTTCGAGGACGACGGGTTGCGGGACGGTGAGGACATCCGGCCGTGGATGACCGCCCGGTTCGTCGAGCTGCTCGCGACCACCGGGGTGCCGTGGCTGCGGCTGACCGGGGACCTCGACGAACGGCTGCGCACGGCCGTTCAGGCCTGCGATGCCTTGCTGGCCAAGGGATGGAGTCTCGCCGCGCCGCTCGGCTAG
- the pnuC gene encoding nicotinamide riboside transporter PnuC, which produces MFDLLVSWFNAEAFRIFGAPVSVIELIGAVTGVWCVWLVARQNLWNWPIGIANNLAFLLLFTTAGLYADAGLQVVYVALALYGWWNWLFGGKDRGALPVRRTRSGEWLGLAVGGVAGTVGLWALLAHATDSTVPWWDAATTALSLLATYGQTRKLLESWWFWIAADVLYIPLYGYKGLWVTAVVYVIFLCLCVNGLLSWRRALAEEPVAA; this is translated from the coding sequence GTGTTCGATCTCCTCGTCTCCTGGTTCAACGCCGAAGCGTTCCGGATCTTCGGCGCCCCGGTCTCCGTCATCGAGCTCATCGGCGCGGTCACCGGGGTGTGGTGCGTCTGGCTGGTGGCCAGGCAGAACCTCTGGAACTGGCCGATCGGCATCGCCAACAACCTCGCGTTCCTGCTGCTGTTCACCACGGCGGGCCTCTACGCCGATGCCGGGCTCCAAGTCGTCTACGTGGCGCTCGCGCTCTACGGCTGGTGGAACTGGCTGTTCGGTGGGAAAGACCGCGGTGCGCTGCCAGTGCGCCGGACCCGGTCCGGTGAGTGGCTCGGGCTGGCCGTCGGCGGCGTCGCCGGGACCGTGGGGCTCTGGGCGCTGCTGGCGCACGCGACCGACTCGACCGTGCCGTGGTGGGACGCGGCCACGACGGCCCTCTCCCTGCTCGCCACCTACGGTCAGACGCGGAAGCTGCTGGAGTCGTGGTGGTTCTGGATCGCCGCCGACGTGCTGTACATCCCGCTGTACGGCTACAAAGGACTGTGGGTCACGGCCGTGGTCTACGTGATCTTCCTGTGCCTGTGCGTGAACGGCCTGCTCAGCTGGCGGCGCGCGCTGGCCGAGGAGCCGGTGGCGGCGTGA
- a CDS encoding DUF1996 domain-containing protein has translation MRVKRLFSAVAAGATVVALIATAVHFGSLDTPAHVNHSAHFWVPTPEQADAIVAQQVAAPLRGSEFRADCFSAHRKNDDPIVFPGQAGVSHMHEFYGNRSANAQSTLESLSLGTTNCNPVVDLSSYWTPTVYKNGQPIAPERVTVYYQGITNMAAAVPHPRGLRYVVGNAGATNADQNPSARWSCTGSTPSSRDFMTCAPGSKLETYLDFPTCWDGRLDSPNHRDHMAFALSQTCPAGYPHVVPRLELLITYPVNGGGLTLAGTRNGQLVTDQPGYTFHGDFFNAWDSNELARRVRDCINAGYICGTDGKPIQQ, from the coding sequence ATGCGAGTCAAGCGCCTGTTCAGCGCCGTCGCGGCCGGAGCGACCGTGGTCGCGCTCATCGCGACCGCCGTGCATTTCGGCAGCCTGGACACCCCGGCCCACGTCAACCACTCAGCCCATTTCTGGGTACCGACCCCCGAGCAGGCGGACGCGATCGTCGCCCAGCAGGTGGCGGCGCCGCTCCGAGGTTCGGAATTCCGCGCCGACTGCTTCAGCGCGCACCGCAAAAACGACGACCCGATCGTCTTCCCCGGCCAGGCCGGGGTTTCGCACATGCACGAGTTCTACGGGAACAGGAGCGCCAACGCGCAGTCGACGCTGGAGTCGCTGAGCCTGGGCACCACCAACTGCAACCCCGTGGTGGACCTGTCCTCGTACTGGACGCCGACCGTCTACAAGAACGGCCAGCCGATCGCGCCGGAACGCGTGACCGTCTACTACCAGGGAATCACGAACATGGCCGCCGCCGTCCCGCATCCGCGCGGGCTCCGCTACGTCGTCGGCAACGCGGGCGCCACCAACGCCGACCAGAACCCGTCCGCGCGGTGGTCCTGCACGGGTTCGACTCCGTCCAGCCGGGACTTCATGACCTGCGCGCCCGGCTCGAAACTCGAGACGTACCTGGACTTCCCGACCTGCTGGGACGGCAGGCTCGACTCGCCGAACCACCGCGACCACATGGCGTTCGCGCTCAGCCAGACCTGCCCGGCCGGCTATCCGCACGTCGTGCCGAGGCTCGAGCTGCTGATCACCTATCCGGTCAACGGTGGCGGGCTCACCCTCGCGGGCACTCGCAACGGGCAGCTGGTGACCGATCAGCCCGGCTACACGTTCCACGGTGACTTCTTCAACGCCTGGGACTCGAACGAACTCGCCAGGCGGGTGCGCGACTGCATCAACGCCGGCTACATCTGCGGAACGGACGGGAAACCCATCCAGCAGTAG